A single region of the Polyangiaceae bacterium genome encodes:
- a CDS encoding 3',5'-cyclic-nucleotide phosphodiesterase — MELRVIGCHGGETPRHRTSAFVLDERIAVDAGSLTSGMDLKLQFRLSAVLVSHAHLDHIRDLATIADNRCQAECEPLVVAASRGTIRALKKHFFNNLIWPDFSEIPSKAQPTIQFVELKPEKPQIIAGYEVESVMVDHTIESAGFIIRGKDATLAYSGDTGPTDRMWELLKKEQNLRAMLMEVSFPNREQKLATVSGHHTPRTLQKDLTKFGNPKDLPTLLYHIKPVFQNEVEQECAKLKGVNLTVMGIGDQFVL; from the coding sequence ATGGAGCTCCGAGTCATAGGCTGCCACGGCGGCGAGACGCCGCGACACCGCACCAGCGCGTTCGTGTTGGACGAACGCATAGCGGTGGACGCGGGCTCGCTCACCAGCGGAATGGACCTCAAGCTCCAGTTCCGTCTGAGCGCCGTGCTCGTCAGCCACGCGCACCTGGATCACATCCGCGATCTCGCGACCATCGCCGACAACCGCTGCCAGGCGGAGTGCGAGCCGCTGGTGGTCGCCGCCAGCCGCGGCACCATCCGCGCACTGAAGAAGCACTTCTTCAATAACCTCATCTGGCCGGACTTCTCGGAGATCCCGAGCAAGGCCCAGCCCACGATCCAGTTCGTGGAGCTCAAGCCGGAAAAGCCTCAAATCATCGCGGGGTACGAGGTCGAGAGCGTGATGGTGGATCACACCATCGAGTCCGCTGGGTTCATCATCCGCGGCAAGGACGCGACCCTGGCGTACAGCGGGGACACGGGCCCCACGGACCGCATGTGGGAGCTGCTCAAGAAGGAGCAGAACCTCAGGGCCATGCTCATGGAGGTCAGCTTTCCGAATCGGGAGCAGAAGCTCGCGACCGTGAGCGGGCATCACACGCCCCGCACGCTACAGAAGGACCTGACCAAGTTCGGCAATCCCAAGGATTTGCCGACGCTGCTCTATCACATCAAACCGGTGTTCCAGAACGAGGTGGAACAGGAGTGCGCCAAGCTCAAGGGCGTGAACCTGACCGTGATGGGCATCGGCGATCAGTTCGTGCTCTGA
- a CDS encoding helix-turn-helix domain-containing protein, whose translation MTGRLAVIPEGELRELVSSAVAEAMAEVPGAAPEVLDRARAAELLGVSLATLRRLVTAGEVREHRLGDSPRYLRSELLEDVRRRDP comes from the coding sequence ATGACCGGACGCCTCGCGGTCATCCCCGAGGGCGAGCTCCGCGAGCTGGTCTCGTCGGCCGTGGCCGAGGCCATGGCGGAGGTGCCGGGCGCGGCGCCCGAGGTGCTGGATCGCGCTCGGGCGGCCGAGCTGCTGGGCGTCAGCCTCGCCACGCTGCGGCGACTCGTGACGGCCGGCGAGGTCCGCGAGCATCGCCTGGGCGACAGCCCCCGCTATCTGAGGTCGGAACTCCTCGAGGATGTCAGGAGGCGTGATCCATGA
- a CDS encoding ATP-binding protein, producing MTSEAEMLDGYRPPVERDEPPAPIALADRPTLPDGSPMCSMWSCRRPVGATEVYCDACGAIIERQAEQERADWEKGVRAKPAAAGFPAWRHAQDAERLRAAVAPVLFSVWQKWEQDRGDLLLIGTTGSGKTTTAVALVHRSVERVIAAGYIRSWRDGAEWRLIQRAYHLKAAQLIRAIKGHRLGAGDPEELIKARRASLLVLDDLGLEPTGFEHELQLLLDERYERRGAGHVAVTIITSGFRREQIIERYGAAFDRRIREPRGAVVSAFAQERHGR from the coding sequence ATGACCTCGGAGGCCGAGATGCTCGACGGCTACCGGCCGCCGGTGGAGCGCGACGAACCTCCGGCGCCCATCGCCCTCGCCGATCGCCCGACACTGCCGGATGGCTCGCCCATGTGCAGCATGTGGAGCTGTCGCCGACCGGTGGGCGCGACGGAGGTCTACTGCGACGCGTGCGGCGCGATCATCGAGCGCCAGGCCGAGCAGGAGCGAGCGGATTGGGAGAAAGGCGTCCGGGCCAAGCCCGCCGCCGCCGGCTTCCCGGCATGGCGCCATGCGCAGGACGCGGAGCGGCTCCGCGCGGCCGTAGCGCCGGTGCTTTTCAGCGTCTGGCAGAAGTGGGAGCAGGACCGCGGCGATCTGCTCCTGATCGGTACCACCGGCAGCGGCAAGACGACGACCGCCGTCGCGCTGGTCCATCGGAGCGTGGAGCGCGTGATCGCTGCCGGCTACATTCGCAGTTGGCGCGACGGAGCCGAGTGGCGGCTTATCCAGCGCGCCTACCACTTGAAAGCCGCGCAGCTGATTCGCGCGATCAAGGGCCATCGGCTGGGAGCAGGCGACCCCGAAGAGCTCATCAAAGCACGCCGTGCGAGCCTGTTGGTGCTCGATGATCTCGGTCTGGAGCCGACGGGTTTCGAGCACGAGCTGCAGCTCCTGTTGGACGAGCGCTACGAACGCCGCGGTGCCGGCCATGTGGCGGTCACGATCATCACCAGCGGGTTCCGGCGGGAGCAGATCATCGAGCGCTACGGCGCCGCCTTCGACCGCCGCATCCGGGAGCCCAGGGGCGCGGTCGTCAGCGCGTTCGCTCAGGAGAGACATGGCCGATGA
- the groL gene encoding chaperonin GroEL (60 kDa chaperone family; promotes refolding of misfolded polypeptides especially under stressful conditions; forms two stacked rings of heptamers to form a barrel-shaped 14mer; ends can be capped by GroES; misfolded proteins enter the barrel where they are refolded when GroES binds) — MSSKEIVFHRQARLTIRHGVDALADVVKVTLGPKGRNVAIEKSWGAPLVTKDGVTVAKEIELSGKLENMGAQMVREVASRTNDDTGDGTTTATVLAQAIYGSGLRLVEAGVPAMELKRGIDQAVEAVVADLKKQARKIKDNKDLEHIATVSANGDETIGSMLAEAMEKVTRDGVITIEEAKGTTTEVEVVEGMQFDRGYLSPYFVTDQENLVVELEDPYILVTEKKISAMADLVPVLESIARQGAPLVIIAEDVEAEALATLVVNKLRGVLKVAAVKAPGFGDRRKEMLKDIATLTGATPFMEDLGRNLDSATLEDLGHAGRLTMDKDNTTIVNGKGDKSAINGRIEQIRRQIEDTSSDYDREKLEERLAKLSGGVAVVRVGAATELEMKERKARVEDALAATRAAVEEGVVPGGGVALLRASAVIKDLKLKDDQRHGANIVARACEAPLLHIAQNAGLEAKVVVEKVREGKGTYGYDARKDRYGDMTDWGIIDPMKVVRVALENAASVSGLLLTTECAVFDAPQPEAPAPGGDMGGMGGMGGMGGMGGMGGMGGFGM, encoded by the coding sequence ATGAGCAGCAAGGAAATCGTTTTTCACCGCCAGGCCCGTCTGACCATCCGCCACGGCGTGGACGCATTGGCGGACGTCGTCAAGGTCACCCTCGGCCCCAAGGGCCGCAACGTCGCCATCGAGAAGTCCTGGGGCGCTCCGCTCGTCACCAAAGATGGCGTGACGGTTGCCAAGGAGATCGAGCTCAGCGGCAAGCTCGAGAACATGGGTGCCCAGATGGTGCGTGAGGTGGCGTCGCGTACCAACGACGACACCGGGGACGGCACCACCACGGCCACGGTGCTGGCGCAGGCGATCTACGGCAGCGGTCTTCGTCTGGTGGAAGCCGGCGTGCCCGCGATGGAGCTCAAGCGGGGTATCGACCAGGCCGTCGAGGCAGTGGTCGCAGACCTGAAGAAGCAGGCGCGCAAGATCAAGGACAACAAGGACCTCGAGCACATCGCCACGGTCAGCGCCAACGGCGACGAGACCATCGGATCCATGCTCGCGGAGGCGATGGAGAAGGTGACACGCGACGGCGTGATCACGATTGAAGAGGCCAAGGGCACCACCACCGAGGTGGAGGTGGTCGAGGGCATGCAGTTCGACCGCGGCTACCTGTCGCCGTACTTCGTGACGGATCAGGAGAACCTCGTCGTCGAGCTGGAGGACCCCTACATCCTGGTCACCGAGAAGAAGATCAGCGCCATGGCGGACCTGGTGCCGGTGCTGGAGTCCATCGCGCGTCAGGGTGCGCCGCTGGTGATCATCGCCGAGGACGTGGAAGCGGAAGCGCTGGCCACGCTGGTGGTGAACAAGCTCCGCGGCGTGCTCAAGGTGGCCGCGGTGAAGGCGCCGGGCTTCGGGGATCGCCGCAAGGAGATGCTCAAGGACATCGCCACGCTGACCGGCGCCACGCCCTTCATGGAGGACCTGGGGCGTAACCTGGACAGCGCCACCCTCGAGGATCTCGGTCACGCGGGCCGCCTCACGATGGACAAGGACAACACCACCATCGTGAACGGCAAGGGCGACAAGTCCGCCATCAACGGTCGCATCGAGCAGATCCGTCGTCAGATCGAGGACACCAGCAGCGACTACGATCGCGAGAAGCTGGAAGAGCGCCTCGCGAAGCTCTCCGGCGGCGTCGCCGTGGTGCGCGTGGGCGCCGCCACGGAGCTCGAGATGAAGGAGCGCAAGGCCCGCGTGGAGGACGCTCTGGCGGCCACGCGCGCGGCGGTGGAAGAGGGCGTGGTGCCCGGCGGCGGCGTTGCGCTCTTGCGCGCTTCCGCCGTGATCAAGGACCTGAAGCTCAAGGACGACCAGCGTCACGGCGCCAACATCGTGGCCCGCGCCTGTGAGGCCCCGCTGCTCCACATCGCCCAGAACGCCGGCCTGGAGGCCAAGGTGGTGGTGGAGAAGGTCCGCGAGGGCAAGGGGACCTACGGCTACGACGCCCGCAAGGACCGCTACGGCGACATGACCGACTGGGGCATCATCGACCCCATGAAGGTCGTGCGCGTGGCGCTGGAGAACGCCGCGAGCGTCTCCGGCCTGCTGCTCACCACGGAGTGCGCCGTGTTCGACGCCCCGCAGCCGGAAGCGCCTGCGCCCGGTGGGGACATGGGCGGCATGGGCGGCATGGGTGGCATGGGCGGTATGGGCGGCATGGGCGGCATGGGCGGCTTCGGCATGTGA
- a CDS encoding sulfatase-like hydrolase/transferase, whose amino-acid sequence MTLRAMAAAFLALMVELLVVGVLHRSEVASVWELQFGLLWLLPLMLLGAVFAGALGALLSSALRQSADVRVRAVLAVAAALAAGAAAWGVGGGRHLATLSTRGGFAALVALVAAAGTYALAPALQRLHRGRPEAVALGFVGVAIALEIANQLLLVRLYPAFHLTLAALAALSAACAGALSPGAPRDRARWMALAGVVGLVALVAARPAALRLARFDNFRLWMLEHAPLGAELVRTAALLAPPPPISAESCVDASCGEMLAARSNRSPLDWRGRDLLLISIDALRADHVGAYGYSRPTTPNIDRLAKSGVVFEHAYCATPHTSYSVTSMMTGKYMRPLLLQGAGEDSDTWASLLRTYGYRTGGFYPPAVFFIDPRRFTHFRDTHLGFEYVKTEFLEGDARAQQVEGYLLGLRPDQHVFAWVHLFAPHEPYEAHPGHDFGDRDVDRYDSEIAFADHTVGKLVAAFRKRSPKGVVIVTADHGEEFGEHGGRYHGSSVYEEQVRVPLVIDAPEVLPPRRISETVQSVDLLPTVLGALDIPRPARMRGRDLGALLAKKREPEAGLALAETEEQALLAEGPWRLVCQRKVGACRLYDVSTDPKEQRDVAPENGERFSQMRERLRQMSASHGRYEVRGLRAEGRGWPAAILRGVTGDGDAAPDIAPLLDDADVAIRRKAAELLFQLARPETAPALRLALSRDEDETVKRWAALALTRMDQGAPLAFELVKSDDLRWRRLAALALAESGDKRGEGILIAWWKDDKARDYDRSRELLDAFATIRSKDAVWPLVQSLGDVRLRPYIAACLSKIGDDVARVPLAKALGKERYQGARVAIADALVHLGAEAEMAKPLVRFLGVPDPLPNGLEVAMKAKILPNVGGPDEHDRKRLESHAGLGVGVTVVVPKGGNGSGIRVLVLARARGETGTAYVAPPLNNIRYNRKGEPIKVRDLPRLDRERTLRIPVPISDTWREVYALAPKSLGAKPGGGVRLVVFADRHVEIAAIALVPLADELPPPAPKPWHPDGGAPDGGSDEEP is encoded by the coding sequence ATGACGCTGCGGGCGATGGCGGCGGCGTTCTTGGCGCTGATGGTGGAGCTCCTGGTGGTGGGCGTGCTGCATCGCTCCGAGGTCGCCAGCGTCTGGGAGCTGCAGTTCGGCCTCTTGTGGCTGTTGCCGTTGATGCTGCTCGGCGCGGTGTTCGCCGGGGCGCTGGGCGCGCTGCTTTCGTCTGCGCTGCGACAGTCGGCGGACGTGCGGGTGCGCGCCGTGCTTGCCGTCGCGGCGGCCCTCGCGGCAGGCGCAGCGGCCTGGGGTGTGGGCGGTGGCCGCCACCTCGCCACGCTGTCCACGCGCGGCGGCTTCGCGGCGCTCGTCGCCCTCGTGGCGGCCGCTGGCACCTACGCCCTGGCGCCCGCGCTCCAGCGGCTCCACCGGGGCCGCCCCGAGGCCGTCGCCCTCGGCTTCGTCGGGGTCGCCATCGCTCTCGAGATCGCCAACCAGCTCTTGCTCGTTCGGCTGTATCCCGCGTTCCACCTGACGCTCGCGGCCCTCGCGGCGCTGTCGGCGGCCTGCGCGGGGGCGCTCTCGCCCGGAGCCCCGAGGGACCGGGCGCGCTGGATGGCGCTGGCCGGCGTCGTCGGACTGGTGGCCCTGGTGGCGGCGCGGCCCGCGGCGCTGCGCCTCGCACGCTTCGATAACTTCCGTCTGTGGATGCTCGAGCACGCGCCGCTGGGCGCGGAGCTGGTGCGCACGGCAGCGCTGCTTGCACCACCGCCGCCGATCTCCGCCGAGAGCTGCGTGGACGCGAGCTGCGGCGAGATGCTCGCGGCCCGTTCCAACCGCTCGCCCCTCGACTGGCGCGGCCGGGACCTGCTGCTCATCAGCATCGACGCCCTGCGCGCGGACCACGTGGGCGCCTACGGCTACTCGCGACCGACGACGCCGAACATCGATCGGCTGGCCAAGAGCGGCGTGGTGTTCGAGCACGCCTACTGCGCCACGCCCCACACCTCGTACTCGGTCACCTCCATGATGACCGGCAAGTACATGCGGCCGCTGCTGTTGCAGGGAGCGGGGGAGGACTCGGACACCTGGGCGTCGCTGCTGCGCACCTACGGCTATCGCACCGGGGGCTTCTACCCGCCGGCGGTGTTTTTCATCGATCCGCGGCGTTTCACCCACTTCCGGGACACCCATCTGGGCTTCGAATACGTGAAGACGGAGTTCTTGGAGGGGGACGCCCGGGCCCAGCAGGTGGAGGGCTACCTCCTCGGCCTGCGGCCGGACCAACACGTGTTTGCCTGGGTGCATCTGTTCGCGCCCCACGAGCCCTACGAAGCCCACCCGGGGCACGATTTCGGGGATCGCGACGTGGATCGCTACGACTCCGAGATCGCCTTCGCGGACCACACCGTGGGGAAGCTGGTGGCAGCGTTTCGCAAGCGAAGCCCCAAGGGCGTGGTGATCGTCACGGCGGATCACGGGGAAGAGTTCGGCGAGCACGGTGGCCGCTACCACGGCAGCAGCGTGTACGAAGAGCAGGTGCGGGTGCCGCTGGTGATCGACGCGCCGGAAGTGCTCCCGCCGCGGCGCATCTCCGAGACGGTGCAGTCCGTGGATCTGTTGCCCACGGTGCTGGGCGCCTTGGACATCCCGCGACCGGCGCGCATGCGCGGGCGAGACCTCGGCGCGCTGCTGGCAAAGAAGCGCGAGCCCGAAGCGGGGTTGGCGCTGGCGGAGACCGAGGAGCAGGCGCTGCTCGCGGAGGGGCCCTGGCGCCTCGTGTGTCAGCGCAAGGTGGGCGCCTGTCGGCTGTACGACGTCAGCACGGACCCGAAGGAACAGCGCGACGTGGCGCCGGAGAACGGTGAGCGATTCAGCCAGATGCGGGAACGGCTGCGGCAGATGTCCGCCAGCCATGGCCGCTACGAGGTTCGGGGCCTGCGAGCGGAAGGCCGCGGCTGGCCGGCGGCGATCCTCCGCGGAGTGACGGGGGACGGGGACGCCGCGCCGGACATCGCACCGCTGCTCGACGACGCCGACGTCGCCATCCGCCGCAAGGCGGCGGAGCTGTTGTTCCAGCTGGCCCGGCCCGAGACGGCGCCGGCGCTCAGGCTGGCGCTGAGCCGCGACGAGGACGAGACCGTGAAGCGCTGGGCCGCGCTGGCCCTCACACGCATGGACCAGGGGGCGCCCCTGGCGTTCGAGCTGGTGAAGTCCGACGACCTGCGCTGGCGGCGCCTCGCCGCTCTGGCGCTGGCGGAGAGCGGTGACAAGCGCGGCGAGGGCATCCTGATCGCCTGGTGGAAGGACGACAAGGCCCGGGACTACGACCGCTCGCGGGAGCTCCTGGACGCGTTCGCGACCATCCGCTCCAAGGACGCCGTGTGGCCGCTGGTACAGAGCCTCGGTGACGTGCGCCTGCGGCCTTACATCGCGGCCTGTCTGTCCAAGATCGGCGACGACGTCGCCCGGGTGCCGCTGGCCAAGGCCCTGGGCAAGGAGCGCTACCAAGGCGCTCGAGTGGCCATCGCCGATGCCCTGGTGCACCTCGGCGCCGAGGCGGAGATGGCCAAGCCCCTGGTGCGCTTCCTCGGCGTTCCGGACCCGCTGCCCAACGGCCTGGAGGTGGCGATGAAGGCCAAGATCCTCCCCAACGTGGGCGGCCCCGACGAGCACGACCGCAAGCGCCTCGAGAGCCACGCGGGGCTCGGGGTAGGGGTCACGGTGGTGGTGCCGAAGGGGGGCAACGGGTCCGGGATCAGGGTGTTGGTATTGGCGCGGGCACGGGGCGAGACGGGCACCGCATACGTCGCACCGCCTCTCAACAACATCAGATACAACCGTAAAGGTGAGCCGATAAAGGTCCGAGATCTCCCGCGATTGGACCGCGAGCGCACGCTTCGGATCCCGGTCCCCATCTCCGACACCTGGCGCGAGGTCTACGCGCTGGCGCCAAAGTCCCTGGGCGCCAAGCCCGGGGGTGGGGTGCGGCTGGTGGTGTTTGCAGACCGCCACGTGGAGATCGCTGCCATTGCCCTGGTGCCCTTGGCGGACGAGCTGCCGCCCCCGGCACCGAAGCCGTGGCACCCGGACGGCGGCGCTCCGGACGGCGGGTCGGACGAGGAGCCCTGA
- a CDS encoding PQQ-binding-like beta-propeller repeat protein — protein MATATFGCDSVRSGANPEVPSWRYRPSWSLDVVYERPILAESRKVGEPYERGQPELDIEHRRLFVGSSDRGLYAISAADGTVLWRFETLGFVQCAPLYVPGENVVYFGSNDGALYKVSARDGRLLWRFATNAEVARRPVVQDGVVYAVNANDTVLALEARSGKPIWTQHRTPALGMEVAGYAGPTVWRGKVYVAFSDGNVTAFDARTGDERWQPVDLSAEAEQALGEIPTYLDVDTTPIPDNIEAGPVVYVGSYQGGVYALDADTGTQVWANPAVTGVSDVTLWSQPAHAPRDGVGPRVPARKLLLASTGTTGLWALDPETGQEAWRAPLPEGGVSKPVALEGALLVSTTKLGVFLVSPIDGSIIDGLHLTDGSSSTPAAYGRRGFVLTNHGNLLSLYVTPPHG, from the coding sequence GTGGCCACGGCGACGTTCGGCTGCGACTCCGTGCGCTCCGGTGCCAACCCCGAAGTGCCGTCCTGGCGCTATCGGCCGAGCTGGTCCTTGGACGTGGTGTACGAGCGTCCGATCCTCGCCGAATCCCGCAAGGTGGGCGAGCCCTACGAGCGCGGGCAGCCGGAGCTCGACATCGAGCATCGGCGCCTGTTCGTGGGCTCCAGCGACCGCGGCCTGTACGCCATTTCCGCGGCGGATGGCACCGTCCTGTGGCGCTTCGAGACCCTCGGCTTCGTGCAATGCGCGCCGCTCTACGTGCCCGGCGAGAACGTCGTGTACTTCGGCTCCAACGACGGCGCGCTGTACAAGGTGAGCGCCCGAGATGGGCGGCTCTTGTGGCGCTTCGCCACCAACGCCGAGGTGGCTCGGCGCCCCGTTGTGCAGGACGGCGTGGTGTACGCCGTGAACGCCAACGACACCGTGCTGGCGCTGGAAGCGCGCAGCGGCAAGCCGATCTGGACCCAGCACCGCACGCCCGCGCTGGGCATGGAAGTGGCGGGCTATGCCGGGCCCACGGTGTGGCGCGGCAAGGTGTACGTCGCGTTCAGCGACGGCAACGTCACGGCCTTCGACGCCCGCACCGGCGACGAGCGCTGGCAGCCGGTGGATCTGTCCGCCGAGGCCGAGCAAGCGCTGGGGGAAATCCCAACGTACTTGGACGTGGACACCACGCCGATCCCGGACAACATCGAGGCCGGACCGGTGGTCTACGTAGGCAGCTATCAGGGCGGCGTGTACGCGCTGGACGCCGACACGGGGACCCAGGTGTGGGCGAACCCGGCGGTGACCGGCGTGAGCGACGTGACGCTCTGGAGCCAGCCGGCCCACGCGCCGCGCGACGGCGTGGGGCCCAGGGTTCCGGCGCGGAAGCTGCTCTTGGCGTCCACCGGAACCACGGGACTGTGGGCGCTGGATCCGGAGACCGGTCAAGAAGCGTGGCGAGCGCCGTTGCCGGAAGGCGGCGTGTCCAAGCCGGTGGCGCTCGAGGGCGCGCTGCTGGTGAGCACGACCAAGCTCGGCGTGTTCCTGGTGTCTCCGATCGACGGCAGCATCATCGACGGACTGCACCTGACGGACGGCTCGAGCTCCACGCCGGCGGCGTATGGACGCCGCGGCTTCGTGCTGACCAACCACGGCAACTTGCTGAGCCTGTACGTCACGCCGCCGCACGGCTGA
- a CDS encoding helix-turn-helix domain-containing protein — protein sequence MADDRPGRFSKLEALTAVRGDRTLDAKQRLVLVMLISHADAQGQCYPAMTTLAAETGLSRRSVVAALADLRQRGAATPVSVTVTAKGTAPKGGGRPPNLYSLRVENGAARAPNSGPSNAQYAHQTDAQDGEEFCANADGVMRKNRHEFSAPVALEAGHEAVQEAGHYSARQSARASQPSLPVIGESPKSAKVAAKTKRKPRKPKGKGKPERTAEDRADYQRIVEAYFRAFERKTGRKPAAFGAREGKSVWTLLDKVGVKTAIRTVNNAVLSDFGSTTSVNVIAAEPDRFAELRVRGGKFTPQPSDGYDAGSDENPDWVQKPEPDPLGLARGAE from the coding sequence ATGGCCGATGATCGCCCAGGCCGCTTCTCCAAGCTCGAGGCGCTCACCGCCGTTCGAGGCGACCGCACGTTGGACGCGAAGCAAAGGCTGGTGCTGGTGATGCTGATCTCGCACGCCGACGCTCAGGGGCAGTGCTACCCGGCCATGACGACGCTCGCGGCCGAGACGGGGCTATCCCGGCGCTCCGTGGTGGCGGCCCTCGCTGACCTTCGGCAGCGCGGAGCGGCGACGCCCGTCAGCGTCACTGTGACGGCCAAGGGCACCGCGCCCAAGGGCGGAGGCCGGCCCCCTAACCTCTACTCCCTACGGGTCGAGAATGGTGCAGCACGCGCACCAAACTCAGGGCCGAGTAATGCGCAGTACGCGCACCAAACAGACGCGCAAGACGGCGAGGAGTTTTGCGCAAACGCGGACGGGGTTATGCGCAAAAATCGACACGAGTTTAGTGCACCAGTTGCCCTAGAAGCTGGTCATGAAGCTGTACAGGAAGCTGGTCACTATTCCGCGCGACAGAGCGCGCGGGCCTCGCAACCTTCACTTCCAGTCATCGGTGAAAGCCCGAAGTCGGCCAAGGTAGCAGCGAAGACGAAGCGCAAGCCTCGCAAGCCCAAAGGCAAGGGCAAGCCGGAGCGCACGGCGGAGGACCGAGCCGACTACCAGCGCATCGTCGAAGCCTACTTCCGGGCCTTCGAACGCAAGACCGGAAGGAAGCCGGCAGCGTTCGGAGCCCGTGAGGGCAAGTCCGTGTGGACGCTGCTGGACAAGGTGGGCGTGAAGACGGCCATCCGGACCGTCAACAACGCGGTGCTGAGCGACTTCGGCAGCACCACAAGCGTGAACGTCATCGCCGCAGAACCCGACCGCTTCGCGGAGTTGAGGGTCCGAGGTGGCAAGTTCACGCCCCAGCCAAGCGACGGCTACGACGCTGGCAGCGACGAGAATCCGGATTGGGTGCAGAAGCCAGAACCTGACCCGTTGGGGTTGGCCAGAGGTGCAGAGTGA